In one window of Bartonella sp. M0283 DNA:
- a CDS encoding iron ABC transporter permease yields the protein MEQNSAPPPRRFSWQRLRADAVIYRTTVIFLLAIMVLSPVGLIVYQSFLDDAFFISNVAFSLDAYRFVLTDYDFYRALITTIIISLGMVVISVPTGGILAFLLARTDLKFRKTLEILVLVPMFISSIVLAFGYTVALGPSGFISIFISKIFGFVPWNMNSVGGIILVTALSHVPYVYLYVSASMHNLPSDLEEAARTTGATIFRVSRDVTLPMVLPALVFSAALNLLLGFEQFGIPLVLGDPNGILVLTTYIYKLTTLFGAPTYQLMAVVAMVLIVLTLPLIFAQRKILKASRRYAALGGKGARATPLKLGAKGQIIALSIIALWLFIAVIIPIGGIALRAFVSAWGQGVNVFDHLTLSNFSRLIEVRNLSTGIINTVILGVFGALVAVFIYLLIGLAGHRNYGFSGWLLDYIVLLPRALPGLIIGLAVYWVFLFVPFLTPLRPTLFSLLIAYIVVGLAYGLRLLQGTLLQVSPELEEAARVSGATIGKTWRDIVVPLVRPGLTGAWALIMILFLRDYATGVYLMSSNTGVIGSLIVQQFETGAMDTIAALAFVSVILTASALALALKLGAKINE from the coding sequence ATGGAACAGAATAGTGCTCCTCCACCGAGGCGATTTTCCTGGCAAAGATTGCGTGCCGATGCGGTGATCTACCGCACAACGGTCATTTTCCTTCTTGCAATCATGGTTCTCTCTCCGGTCGGGCTTATTGTTTATCAGAGTTTTCTCGACGATGCCTTTTTTATCTCTAATGTTGCATTCAGTCTGGATGCCTATCGTTTTGTCCTGACAGACTATGATTTTTACCGCGCATTGATAACAACAATTATCATTTCGCTCGGTATGGTTGTTATTTCGGTACCGACAGGGGGAATTCTTGCATTTCTTCTAGCGCGCACCGATTTGAAATTCCGCAAGACATTGGAAATCCTTGTTTTGGTACCAATGTTTATTTCCTCGATCGTGCTGGCTTTCGGCTACACAGTGGCACTTGGGCCGTCCGGCTTCATCAGCATATTCATTTCCAAAATATTCGGCTTTGTTCCCTGGAATATGAATTCGGTTGGCGGAATCATTCTGGTGACTGCCTTAAGTCATGTGCCTTATGTTTATCTTTATGTGAGTGCTTCTATGCACAATCTACCGTCGGATCTGGAAGAGGCGGCAAGAACCACAGGCGCAACTATTTTTCGCGTTTCCCGTGATGTAACACTTCCTATGGTGTTACCGGCTCTGGTCTTTTCGGCAGCGCTCAATCTGTTACTGGGGTTTGAACAATTCGGCATCCCGCTTGTGCTCGGAGACCCGAACGGTATACTGGTGCTGACAACATATATCTACAAGTTGACAACATTATTCGGTGCGCCGACCTATCAACTTATGGCTGTCGTTGCCATGGTGCTAATTGTCTTGACCCTTCCGCTCATTTTTGCGCAACGCAAAATTCTCAAAGCCAGTCGCCGTTATGCCGCCTTGGGTGGTAAAGGGGCAAGAGCGACACCTTTGAAATTGGGAGCCAAAGGCCAGATTATTGCTTTGTCGATCATAGCACTCTGGTTGTTCATTGCAGTTATCATCCCTATCGGCGGCATCGCGTTACGCGCTTTTGTCAGTGCGTGGGGACAAGGTGTCAACGTATTCGACCATTTAACACTGTCGAATTTCTCCCGTTTGATTGAGGTGCGCAATCTTTCTACCGGTATCATCAATACAGTTATTCTGGGTGTATTCGGTGCTCTCGTTGCAGTCTTTATCTATCTGCTTATCGGGCTGGCAGGACATCGCAATTATGGCTTCAGCGGCTGGTTGCTTGACTATATTGTGTTGCTACCACGTGCTTTACCCGGTCTTATTATTGGTCTTGCGGTTTATTGGGTTTTCCTTTTTGTACCCTTTTTGACGCCGTTAAGGCCGACACTTTTCTCGCTTCTCATTGCTTATATTGTTGTGGGACTTGCCTATGGCTTGCGCTTGTTACAAGGCACGCTCTTACAAGTTTCCCCCGAACTCGAAGAAGCAGCCAGAGTAAGCGGTGCGACCATCGGCAAAACATGGCGCGATATTGTTGTGCCCTTGGTGCGCCCCGGACTAACCGGTGCATGGGCGCTCATCATGATCCTGTTTTTGCGCGATTATGCGACCGGCGTTTATCTGATGAGCTCGAATACAGGTGTGATCGGTTCGCTCATTGTCCAACAATTTGAAACCGGCGCCATGGATACAATTGCTGCACTGGCTTTTGTCAGTGTCATCCTGACTGCCTCTGCTTTGGCTCTAGCCCTGAAATTGGGAGCAAAAATCAATGAATAA
- a CDS encoding DUF1656 domain-containing protein, translated as MNPEVDIYGVYIPTIGILALVSYFLNVALQRFILRKGLERFIWHHALFAAATYFIILSILSFIVTRI; from the coding sequence ATGAACCCTGAGGTCGATATTTATGGTGTCTATATTCCGACAATCGGAATTCTGGCACTTGTCAGCTACTTTTTGAATGTTGCCCTCCAACGTTTCATCTTACGAAAAGGGCTGGAACGCTTTATCTGGCACCATGCGCTGTTTGCCGCAGCAACCTATTTCATCATTTTGAGTATTCTTTCTTTCATTGTAACGCGGATTTAA
- a CDS encoding ABC transporter ATP-binding protein — MNNEHNVELVVENLEKWLGGLQILKGVNFTAERGSIVALLGGSGSGKTTLLRSIAGLENPEVGRITIGDKIARDSETNIQLPPEQRDIGLVFQSYALWPHRTVRENVAYGLKLRHVDAAEIKNRVDRILETMGLSHLADRYPSELSGGQQQRVSICRAVVYEPRVLLLDEPLSNLDAKLREEARYWIRKLILELDICAILVTHDQTEALAAADRILLLQNGRIVQHGSPIEIYSNPNCFYAAEFLGANNIAHGQILQKNDAFITFGAEDWSLTGMLREGEDAKIGEPVKAVIRLEHIKVSQQPVPDAIPMHLDASLYLGDRWEYRLHYGKLELKASGPEKLETGEVYIIIKPEDVWLFRD; from the coding sequence ATGAATAATGAACATAATGTCGAACTCGTTGTAGAAAACCTCGAAAAGTGGCTTGGTGGTTTGCAAATTTTAAAAGGGGTCAATTTTACTGCCGAACGTGGCTCGATCGTAGCTTTGCTTGGCGGTTCCGGTTCCGGAAAAACAACGCTTCTGCGCTCGATAGCAGGACTGGAAAATCCGGAAGTCGGGCGCATCACAATTGGCGATAAAATTGCCCGTGACAGTGAAACCAATATCCAGCTTCCTCCCGAACAACGCGATATCGGGCTTGTTTTCCAGTCTTACGCTTTATGGCCGCATCGGACAGTGCGTGAAAATGTCGCCTATGGTTTGAAATTACGTCACGTTGACGCCGCAGAAATAAAAAATCGCGTTGACCGTATCCTTGAAACAATGGGGCTTTCCCATCTCGCCGACCGTTATCCAAGCGAGCTTTCCGGAGGCCAACAACAACGTGTTTCAATTTGCAGAGCCGTTGTCTATGAACCGCGTGTCTTGTTGCTTGATGAGCCATTGTCCAACCTAGACGCGAAATTGCGTGAAGAAGCACGCTATTGGATAAGAAAGCTCATTCTTGAACTTGATATATGTGCAATTCTGGTGACCCATGACCAGACAGAAGCTCTTGCGGCGGCTGACCGTATCCTTTTGTTACAAAATGGACGGATAGTCCAACATGGTAGTCCGATTGAAATTTATTCCAATCCGAATTGTTTTTATGCTGCAGAATTTCTTGGCGCCAACAACATAGCGCACGGACAAATATTGCAAAAAAACGATGCGTTCATCACTTTTGGCGCTGAAGACTGGTCTTTGACCGGAATGTTGCGGGAAGGCGAAGATGCGAAGATAGGAGAGCCTGTCAAAGCCGTTATTCGCCTTGAACATATCAAGGTTAGCCAACAACCGGTTCCGGACGCAATACCCATGCATCTTGATGCCAGCCTTTATCTTGGCGACCGTTGGGAATACCGTCTTCATTACGGGAAGTTGGAGTTGAAGGCGAGTGGTCCGGAAAAACTCGAAACAGGTGAAGTTTATATTATTATCAAACCGGAAGATGTCTGGTTGTTTCGCGATTGA
- a CDS encoding HlyD family secretion protein translates to MNKLIANSGRIFFTLVMALVAGLLLWQLWNYYMNDPWTRDGKISADVVRVAPDVSGFVTEVHVVDNQQVKKGDVLFKIDQARFSLAYEDAQAMVDNAKAAHDQAKRDLERDQKLDDKTITRQQLETAAMQELQTAATLRKAIVQLDTAKLDLERSTVRAAVNGKLTNFSLRPGEYVTQGKPVTALVDSDSFYASGYFEENKLDRIRIGSRATIHIMGSSTVLTGVVEGFAAGIEDRERTQTTSLLANVAPTFNWVRLAQRIPVRIKLDPVPDNIHLVSGRTISVAIEEKKQ, encoded by the coding sequence ATGAACAAGCTTATAGCCAATTCCGGTCGTATATTTTTCACCCTTGTCATGGCTCTGGTGGCCGGCCTCCTCCTCTGGCAGTTATGGAACTATTACATGAACGACCCATGGACGAGAGACGGTAAAATCAGTGCCGATGTTGTTCGTGTCGCGCCTGATGTTTCCGGTTTTGTAACCGAGGTCCATGTGGTTGATAACCAACAGGTCAAAAAGGGCGATGTTCTTTTCAAGATTGATCAGGCGCGTTTTTCTTTAGCTTATGAAGATGCTCAAGCGATGGTTGACAATGCAAAAGCTGCTCACGATCAGGCAAAACGCGATCTCGAACGCGACCAGAAACTTGATGACAAAACCATCACCCGCCAACAATTGGAAACGGCCGCTATGCAGGAATTACAAACTGCCGCCACTTTGCGTAAGGCAATCGTCCAGCTCGATACGGCAAAGCTTGACCTTGAACGCTCGACAGTTCGTGCTGCTGTCAATGGCAAACTGACCAATTTCTCGCTTCGACCTGGAGAATATGTCACGCAAGGTAAACCGGTCACCGCGCTTGTCGATTCCGATTCGTTTTATGCTTCCGGATATTTTGAAGAAAATAAACTCGACCGCATTCGCATCGGCAGTCGTGCAACGATCCACATTATGGGCTCAAGCACTGTATTAACGGGTGTTGTTGAAGGGTTTGCAGCCGGCATTGAAGACCGTGAACGCACGCAGACGACAAGTCTTCTTGCCAATGTTGCACCAACTTTCAACTGGGTTCGCCTAGCCCAACGTATACCGGTCCGTATCAAGCTTGATCCGGTTCCTGACAATATCCATCTGGTATCGGGGCGTACGATCAGTGTCGCTATTGAAGAAAAGAAGCAATAA
- a CDS encoding aldo/keto reductase, translated as MPELSQKISAPLLKMNDGLFIPQLGFGVWNISDHDTKDAVKQAIKTGYRHIDTAKVYENEEGVGRGIAESGIERKNIFLTTKVANTDQGYDKTMRAFDESAKRLRVNAIDLYLIHWPVPARDLFVETWKALIRLKQENRVRSIGVCNFRIVDLERLIKETGVAPAINQVELHPHFQQKQLRIFHEKNNILTEAWAPLGRGQFLDDPVLKKIADEHHKTVAQIILRWHMEMGTIAIPKSQSPERMAENFSIFDFSLTAANHDAIASLDSSDGRLGPNPSEYQG; from the coding sequence ATGCCAGAATTATCACAAAAAATATCGGCTCCTTTGCTCAAAATGAATGATGGTTTATTCATTCCGCAACTGGGGTTTGGTGTTTGGAATATTTCGGACCATGATACCAAGGATGCTGTTAAACAGGCTATTAAAACGGGTTACCGGCATATTGATACAGCGAAAGTCTATGAGAATGAAGAAGGGGTGGGGCGTGGCATCGCCGAATCCGGTATCGAACGAAAAAACATTTTCCTGACGACAAAGGTTGCGAATACCGATCAAGGCTATGACAAAACCATGCGGGCTTTCGATGAAAGTGCCAAACGTCTGCGCGTGAATGCAATTGATCTCTATCTTATTCATTGGCCGGTTCCGGCGCGTGATCTTTTTGTTGAAACATGGAAAGCGTTGATCAGGCTCAAACAGGAAAACCGCGTTCGTTCAATCGGTGTTTGTAATTTTCGTATTGTTGACCTTGAACGACTCATTAAAGAAACAGGCGTGGCACCGGCCATTAATCAGGTTGAATTGCATCCGCACTTCCAGCAGAAGCAGCTTCGTATTTTCCATGAGAAGAACAATATTTTGACAGAAGCTTGGGCACCACTTGGTCGCGGGCAATTTCTTGATGATCCGGTACTGAAAAAAATTGCCGATGAACATCATAAGACTGTCGCACAAATTATTTTGCGTTGGCATATGGAAATGGGAACCATTGCGATTCCGAAATCGCAATCACCAGAACGCATGGCAGAAAATTTTTCCATTTTCGATTTTTCGCTGACTGCCGCCAATCACGATGCAATAGCTTCGCTTGACAGTTCAGACGGGCGTTTGGGACCAAATCCGTCCGAATATCAAGGGTGA